From Saccopteryx leptura isolate mSacLep1 chromosome 3, mSacLep1_pri_phased_curated, whole genome shotgun sequence, one genomic window encodes:
- the COX5B gene encoding cytochrome c oxidase subunit 5B, mitochondrial produces the protein MASRLIRGAGALISQAVRARSPNGVAAVRSMASGGGVPTDDDQATGLEREVMMAARKGLDPYNMLAPKAAAGTKEDPNLVPSITNKRIVGCVCEEDNSAVIWFWLHKGETQRCPSCGTHYKLVPHQLAH, from the exons ATGGCTTCAAGGTTAATTCGCGGAGCTGGAGCGCTGATCTCGCAGGCCGTGAGGGCCCGCAGTCCGAATGGGGTGGCCGCAGTTCGCTCCATGGCGTCTGGAG GTGGTGTTCCTACTGATGATGACCAGGCAACTGGACTGGAGCGGGAGGTCATGATGGCTGCGCGGAAGGGACTG GACCCATACAATATGCTAGCCCCAAAGGCTGCTGCAGGCACCAAGGAAGACCCAAATTTAGTTCCGTCCATCACCAACAAGAGAATAGTGGGCTGCGTGT GTGAAGAGGACAACAGTGCTGTCATCTGGTTTTGGCTGCACAAAGGCGAGACCCAGCGGTGCCCTAGCTGTGGAACCCATTATAAGCTGGTGCCCCACCAGTTGGCCCACTGA